The Salinibacterium sp. M195 genome includes a window with the following:
- a CDS encoding YggT family protein: MNPVQIVIAVLLIAVNIFIFAMWARFILDLVVVFARGWRPSGIGLVLSEFVFTITDPPIKAVRKVVPTIRIGNGALDLSWMLVMLACIILTSILRGF, translated from the coding sequence GTGAATCCGGTACAAATAGTCATCGCGGTGCTCTTAATCGCTGTCAACATTTTCATCTTCGCAATGTGGGCTCGCTTCATCCTTGACTTAGTCGTCGTGTTTGCACGTGGCTGGCGCCCGAGTGGGATAGGCCTTGTGCTCTCTGAGTTCGTATTCACCATTACGGATCCGCCAATCAAGGCTGTCCGTAAGGTCGTACCAACGATCCGAATCGGAAATGGCGCCCTCGATTTGTCGTGGATGCTCGTCATGCTTGCCTGCATAATTCTTACCTCCATTTTGCGGGGCTTTTAG
- a CDS encoding RluA family pseudouridine synthase, with translation METRSMPVPEGLAGQRVDAALAKLLGFSRTFAAEVAASGGVTMDGAEVGKSDRLVADAWLEVSWVSKVEPTIVPVLLDTLGIVYDDEHIVVIDKPAGVAAHPSVGWDGVTVLGALAGAGFRISTSGASERAGIVHRLDAGTSGLMVVAKSEIAYTELKRAFHDREVNKIYHSIVQGHPDPLAGTIDAPIGRHPGSSWKFAVVAGGKDSVTHYETLEAFPSAALVEVQLETGRTHQIRVHMAAQRHPCIGDSMYGADPTISARLGLTRQWLHAHKLGFAHPATGEQVLFESPYPADLQAALEVLRAD, from the coding sequence GTGGAAACCCGAAGCATGCCGGTTCCTGAAGGTCTCGCCGGGCAGCGTGTAGACGCCGCTCTTGCTAAACTTTTGGGCTTCTCTCGAACCTTCGCCGCCGAAGTCGCGGCGTCAGGCGGAGTCACGATGGATGGCGCCGAAGTCGGCAAGTCTGATCGACTTGTTGCGGATGCCTGGCTCGAGGTCTCGTGGGTGTCAAAGGTTGAGCCCACGATCGTTCCCGTGCTTCTCGACACCCTCGGCATCGTTTACGACGATGAGCACATTGTCGTTATTGATAAGCCTGCCGGTGTCGCGGCTCATCCATCAGTCGGATGGGACGGCGTGACAGTGTTGGGCGCACTTGCGGGTGCTGGCTTCCGTATCTCCACTTCCGGCGCATCAGAGCGCGCGGGAATTGTGCATCGGCTCGACGCGGGCACGAGCGGGCTCATGGTCGTAGCGAAATCAGAGATTGCCTACACCGAGCTCAAACGGGCTTTTCATGACCGCGAAGTGAACAAGATTTACCATTCGATAGTGCAGGGTCATCCCGATCCTCTTGCCGGAACAATTGATGCGCCGATCGGACGTCATCCGGGATCAAGCTGGAAATTTGCGGTTGTCGCTGGCGGCAAAGATTCGGTCACGCACTACGAAACTCTTGAAGCATTCCCCTCTGCAGCGCTAGTTGAGGTGCAACTCGAAACCGGGCGCACCCATCAGATCCGCGTGCACATGGCGGCGCAGCGGCATCCGTGCATCGGAGACAGCATGTATGGCGCTGACCCCACCATCTCGGCCAGACTTGGTCTGACTCGTCAGTGGTTGCATGCTCACAAGCTCGGTTTTGCGCATCCGGCGACCGGAGAACAAGTGCTGTTCGAGTCTCCGTATCCTGCCGACCTTCAGGCTGCACTTGAGGTGCTTCGAGCCGACTAG
- the dnaE gene encoding DNA polymerase III subunit alpha, with amino-acid sequence MLDGAARVGPLLDAAVEQGMPAIAITDHGNMFGAYDFWQSATARGIKPIIGTEAYITPGTARSDKTRVRWGGSHQSRDDVGGSGAYTHMTLLSQNNEGMHNLFRLSSKASIEGFYFKPRMDRELLSQYSKGIIATTGCVGGEVQTKLRLGLYVEARQAAADFQDIFGKENFFAEIMDHGIDIERRTILDLIKLAKELDMPLLATNDLHYTHSHDATAHAALLCVQSASTLDDPNRFKFDSNEFYLKSAAEMRSLFREHPEACDNTLLIAERCEVNFEGRDLMPRFPVPEGETEATWFEKEVARGMNKRFHNAPSDAHLAQAKYEVDVIQQMGFPGYFLVVADFIEWAKAQGIRVGPGRGSAAGSMASYAVGITELDPLAHGLIFERFLNPERVSMPDVDVDFDDRRRGEVIRYVTDKYGDDRVAQIVTYGTIKAKQALKDSARVLGMPYSVGEKLTKAMPPAIMGKDISLHDVRNKDAPRYKEAADIRGIVDTDAEAAKVFDTAVGLEGLKRQWGVHAAGVVLSAEPLLDVLPIMRREDDGAIITQFDQPPLESLGLIKMDFLGLRNLTVIEDALTMIKANTGSPLVIEDLDLDADQKTYDLLARGDTLGVFQLDGGPMRALLKQLKPTNFEDISAVIALYRPGPMGMNSHTKYALRKNGLEEIDAIHAELEEPLKDILGTTFGLIVYQEQVMSVAQKVAGFTLGQADVLRRAMGKKKKEELDKQFIGFETGMLDNGFSKEAVKVLWETLMPFADYAFNKAHSAGYGVLSYWTAYLKANYPSEYMAALLTSVGDSKDKLGMYLSECRRMGIKVLAPDVNESTVNFTAVAGDIRFGLGAVRNVGAAVVEQIVRARTDKGRFESFHDYLRKVSIQVANKRTVESLIKSGAFDSLGATRRGLLEIHEDACDSAVSLKRNEANGQVDLFGGIFDFNEDDDGVPERPEWSKRDKLAFEREMLGLYVSDHPLSGLEIQLAKHQDFTITEVLSGDTVSDGEHVSIAGLVTSVQHRVARNSGNQYGIVTVEDFGGEIDVMFLGKTYQEFAPGLVNDSIVVVRGRASARDDGMNLHAVSMFSPELGPSLGSGPIVVSINEQRATTDVVSGLGDVLIRHSGNVEVRLRLVRGDMARVFEVPYRVKVSADLYGELKTLLGPGCLG; translated from the coding sequence ATGCTCGATGGTGCAGCGCGCGTAGGGCCGTTGCTCGATGCCGCTGTAGAACAGGGAATGCCGGCGATTGCGATCACCGACCATGGCAACATGTTTGGTGCCTACGACTTTTGGCAGTCTGCTACAGCTCGCGGAATCAAACCCATCATTGGCACTGAGGCGTACATCACGCCAGGCACAGCTCGGAGTGACAAAACTCGTGTGCGCTGGGGCGGTAGTCATCAGTCTCGCGATGACGTTGGTGGCAGTGGTGCGTACACCCACATGACCTTGTTGTCTCAGAACAACGAGGGCATGCATAACCTTTTCCGACTGTCGTCGAAAGCGTCGATCGAGGGCTTCTACTTCAAGCCTCGAATGGATCGCGAGCTTCTAAGCCAGTACTCCAAGGGCATCATCGCCACGACAGGGTGTGTTGGAGGCGAGGTTCAGACGAAGCTTCGGCTCGGTCTCTATGTCGAGGCGCGGCAAGCGGCGGCTGACTTTCAAGACATTTTTGGCAAAGAGAATTTTTTCGCCGAAATTATGGATCACGGAATCGACATCGAGCGACGCACGATCCTCGATCTCATCAAGCTCGCCAAAGAGCTCGACATGCCGCTCCTGGCGACGAACGACCTGCACTACACGCACTCGCACGACGCGACTGCCCACGCTGCGCTCTTGTGTGTGCAGTCGGCTTCCACCCTTGACGACCCGAACCGTTTCAAATTTGACTCGAACGAGTTTTATCTCAAGTCGGCCGCCGAAATGCGCTCGTTGTTCCGTGAGCATCCTGAGGCCTGCGACAACACTCTTCTGATCGCTGAACGTTGCGAAGTAAATTTCGAAGGCCGCGACCTGATGCCCCGCTTCCCGGTGCCCGAGGGAGAGACTGAAGCGACGTGGTTCGAGAAAGAAGTCGCGCGGGGGATGAACAAGCGTTTCCACAATGCGCCATCCGATGCCCACCTCGCCCAAGCTAAATACGAGGTCGACGTAATTCAGCAAATGGGATTCCCTGGCTACTTCCTCGTGGTCGCTGATTTCATTGAATGGGCAAAGGCGCAGGGCATCCGCGTTGGTCCCGGTCGTGGTTCCGCAGCGGGATCGATGGCGTCCTATGCCGTCGGAATTACCGAGTTGGATCCGCTAGCGCACGGCCTCATTTTCGAGCGGTTCTTGAACCCTGAACGTGTTTCAATGCCCGATGTCGACGTCGACTTTGATGATCGGCGACGTGGCGAAGTTATCCGCTATGTCACTGATAAGTACGGTGACGACCGCGTCGCTCAGATCGTCACCTACGGCACGATTAAGGCAAAGCAAGCGCTCAAGGACTCGGCACGGGTTCTCGGCATGCCTTATTCGGTAGGGGAGAAACTCACCAAGGCAATGCCCCCGGCCATCATGGGCAAGGACATCTCGCTTCATGACGTGCGCAATAAGGACGCGCCCCGCTACAAAGAGGCTGCAGATATCCGCGGCATCGTCGATACTGACGCTGAGGCTGCTAAGGTCTTCGACACCGCTGTGGGGCTCGAGGGTCTGAAACGCCAATGGGGAGTGCACGCGGCAGGCGTTGTTCTTTCCGCTGAGCCGCTACTTGACGTGCTGCCGATCATGCGCCGCGAAGATGATGGCGCCATCATTACCCAGTTCGATCAGCCGCCGCTTGAGAGTCTTGGACTCATCAAGATGGACTTCTTGGGGTTGCGAAACCTCACGGTCATTGAAGATGCGCTCACGATGATCAAGGCGAACACCGGTTCGCCACTCGTCATTGAAGATCTTGATCTTGATGCCGACCAGAAGACTTACGATTTGCTCGCGCGCGGCGACACCTTGGGCGTCTTCCAGCTGGACGGCGGGCCTATGCGCGCGCTGCTTAAGCAGCTGAAGCCCACCAACTTCGAAGACATCTCCGCCGTCATCGCGTTGTATCGCCCTGGCCCCATGGGCATGAACTCTCACACCAAGTACGCGCTTCGTAAGAACGGCTTGGAAGAGATCGATGCGATTCATGCCGAGCTTGAGGAGCCGCTCAAGGACATCCTGGGAACGACATTCGGGCTCATCGTTTACCAAGAGCAAGTCATGTCTGTGGCTCAGAAAGTCGCGGGATTCACGCTCGGCCAAGCAGATGTTTTGCGTCGCGCAATGGGTAAGAAGAAGAAAGAAGAGCTCGACAAACAGTTCATCGGCTTCGAAACCGGAATGCTCGACAACGGCTTCAGTAAAGAAGCTGTGAAGGTGCTCTGGGAAACCCTGATGCCCTTCGCTGACTACGCCTTCAACAAGGCGCACAGCGCCGGCTACGGTGTTCTCAGTTACTGGACCGCCTACCTCAAAGCGAACTACCCCTCCGAGTACATGGCGGCACTGCTGACGAGTGTGGGAGATTCCAAAGACAAGCTCGGAATGTACCTGAGTGAGTGCCGGCGAATGGGCATTAAGGTGCTCGCACCCGATGTCAACGAGTCGACCGTAAACTTCACGGCTGTGGCTGGCGATATTCGCTTTGGTCTCGGCGCTGTGCGCAACGTCGGTGCCGCAGTTGTTGAGCAGATTGTGCGAGCACGCACCGACAAAGGTCGTTTCGAGTCGTTCCACGACTATCTGCGCAAGGTTTCCATTCAGGTAGCGAATAAGCGAACAGTCGAATCCTTGATCAAATCGGGTGCCTTCGATTCGCTTGGAGCAACCCGTCGTGGACTTCTCGAAATTCATGAAGACGCGTGCGATTCGGCAGTGAGCCTCAAGCGCAACGAAGCGAACGGTCAAGTGGATCTCTTCGGCGGCATTTTCGATTTCAACGAAGACGACGATGGCGTTCCAGAGCGCCCAGAATGGTCGAAGCGCGACAAGCTCGCCTTCGAGCGCGAAATGCTCGGCCTCTACGTATCAGATCACCCCTTGTCTGGCCTCGAGATTCAGTTGGCCAAACATCAGGACTTCACGATCACCGAAGTCCTTTCTGGCGACACTGTTTCAGATGGCGAGCACGTCTCGATCGCCGGTCTTGTTACGAGTGTGCAGCATCGAGTCGCCCGCAATAGCGGTAATCAGTACGGCATCGTCACTGTCGAAGACTTCGGTGGCGAGATTGACGTGATGTTCCTAGGCAAGACATATCAGGAGTTTGCCCCTGGGCTCGTAAACGACTCCATAGTCGTTGTGCGTGGCCGGGCGAGTGCTCGCGATGACGGCATGAATTTGCACGCGGTCAGCATGTTTTCACCAGAGCTGGGTCCGAGTTTGGGATCCGGCCCCATCGTGGTGTCGATTAACGAGCAGCGAGCGACAACTGACGTCGTCTCCGGTCTCGGTGACGTGCTCATTCGGCACTCTGGAAATGTCGAGGTGCGTTTGCGGCTGGTGCGCGGCGATATGGCTCGTGTCTTTGAGGTGCCGTACCGGGTTAAGGTCTCGGCAGATCTTTACGGTGAGCTCAAGACCTTGCTCGGCCCCGGTTGTCTTGGTTGA
- the ftsZ gene encoding cell division protein FtsZ, which yields MTSNQNYLAVIKVVGIGGGGVNAVNRMIELGLRGVEFIAINTDAQALLMSDADVKLDVGRELTRGLGAGADPEVGRRAAEDHAEEIEEALAGADMVFVTAGEGGGTGTGGAPVVARIAKSIGALTIGVVTKPFGFEGKRRSSQAEIGVDTLKNEVDTLIVVPNDRLLEISDRGISMLEAFSTADQVLLAGVQGITDLITTPGLINLDFADVKSVMQGAGSALMGIGSSRGADRAIKAAELAVASPLLEASIDGAHGVLLSIQGGSNLGIFEINDAARLVQEAVHPEANIIFGAVIDDTLGDEVRVTVIAAGFDGGEPSAKPAEGRRTNYVVPEAPAEHIAAAEKSAEKESDWKSQPSVVPAATIDRSFDDDAENDNDLDVPDFLK from the coding sequence GTGACATCAAACCAGAACTACCTCGCTGTAATCAAGGTAGTCGGCATCGGTGGCGGCGGAGTTAACGCCGTGAACCGAATGATCGAGCTCGGCCTGCGAGGCGTCGAGTTTATTGCGATCAATACCGACGCCCAGGCGCTGCTTATGAGCGATGCCGACGTCAAGCTAGACGTTGGGCGCGAACTAACCCGCGGCCTTGGCGCAGGAGCTGACCCTGAGGTCGGTCGCCGCGCTGCCGAAGACCACGCAGAAGAGATCGAAGAAGCGCTTGCGGGTGCAGACATGGTCTTCGTTACCGCTGGCGAAGGAGGCGGAACCGGTACCGGTGGCGCCCCCGTTGTCGCCCGCATCGCCAAGTCGATCGGCGCCCTCACGATCGGTGTTGTTACCAAGCCCTTCGGCTTCGAAGGCAAGCGCCGCTCGTCACAAGCCGAGATCGGCGTCGACACTCTCAAGAACGAAGTCGACACCCTCATCGTTGTGCCAAACGACCGTCTTCTCGAGATTAGCGATCGCGGCATTAGCATGCTCGAGGCATTCTCCACAGCCGATCAGGTGCTTCTCGCGGGTGTTCAAGGCATTACTGACCTCATCACGACCCCTGGTCTGATTAACCTCGACTTCGCCGACGTCAAGTCAGTGATGCAGGGCGCAGGCTCTGCGCTGATGGGAATTGGTTCTTCACGCGGGGCCGACCGGGCCATAAAAGCGGCAGAGCTTGCAGTGGCATCCCCACTGCTCGAAGCCAGCATCGATGGTGCTCATGGAGTGCTGCTCTCAATTCAGGGCGGATCGAATCTGGGAATCTTCGAGATAAACGACGCAGCTCGACTCGTTCAAGAAGCAGTTCATCCTGAAGCCAACATCATCTTTGGTGCGGTTATCGATGACACTCTCGGCGATGAAGTCCGCGTCACTGTTATCGCGGCTGGATTCGACGGCGGAGAGCCTTCTGCTAAGCCAGCTGAAGGGCGCCGTACTAACTACGTTGTTCCTGAAGCTCCCGCTGAGCACATCGCCGCTGCAGAGAAGTCGGCGGAGAAAGAGTCAGACTGGAAGTCGCAGCCGAGCGTCGTGCCGGCAGCAACGATCGATCGTAGCTTTGATGACGACGCCGAGAACGACAACGATCTCGACGTGCCTGACTTCCTCAAGTAA
- a CDS encoding cell division protein SepF, with translation MANPLRKTMVYLGLADEDYEYEQGPAAPVAPVAAAAPAPASSNRAPVTPLRRAAPSTAEAEMNEILTVHPRQYKDAQLIAENFREGIPVIINLSQMSEPDARRLVDFASGLSQGLYGKIERVTSKVFLLSPAHVAVSGEQAEVESDVDASFFTQ, from the coding sequence ATGGCCAACCCACTGCGCAAGACAATGGTCTACCTCGGCCTCGCCGATGAAGACTACGAGTACGAGCAGGGACCAGCCGCGCCGGTTGCCCCTGTTGCAGCAGCAGCACCCGCACCCGCGAGTTCTAACCGTGCCCCGGTTACTCCGTTGCGTCGTGCCGCGCCCAGCACTGCGGAGGCAGAGATGAACGAGATTTTGACGGTGCACCCGCGCCAGTACAAGGATGCCCAGCTCATCGCGGAGAATTTCCGTGAGGGTATTCCTGTAATCATCAACCTCTCGCAAATGAGCGAACCTGATGCTCGTCGTTTGGTTGACTTCGCGAGCGGGCTCTCTCAGGGGCTGTACGGCAAGATCGAGCGCGTGACGAGCAAGGTGTTTTTGCTGTCGCCCGCCCACGTTGCTGTAAGCGGCGAGCAGGCTGAAGTCGAGTCTGACGTCGATGCTTCATTCTTTACTCAGTAA
- a CDS encoding FtsQ-type POTRA domain-containing protein: MKRPEGFDKPVVEPPARRTSRRRNDETDAAPQSKRPVRPSTANAPAAQAKSGKDTVGRSPADRAATNPRQERSSRSPLRGRGPSPDALAKKQLRQAGRARKRAERAELRRFTRRARNRKFVLLSVAGLVVTLLALIAVAVFSPILALRTVVVDGTNRIDPAEIQAAVATQEGTPLALLDFDAITRELSVFPLIRSYVTEIVPPDTLLVHIVEREPIGSVKIAGVFRLVDPAGITIQESAERIEGVPVIDVGGADMSSPAFAAVTEVLLSLPAELRSQVTSASATTKDDVSFVLAGVGQRVVWGSASDSAKKAVLLATLVSITDPGRAGEFDVSAPSNGIFREN; this comes from the coding sequence GTGAAGAGGCCTGAGGGTTTCGATAAGCCTGTCGTAGAGCCGCCGGCTCGCAGAACTAGTCGGCGCCGCAACGATGAAACGGATGCTGCCCCGCAGTCGAAGCGCCCCGTTCGTCCCTCTACCGCCAACGCACCAGCCGCCCAGGCCAAGTCTGGCAAAGACACGGTCGGGCGGAGCCCAGCAGACAGAGCAGCAACGAATCCACGGCAGGAACGCTCAAGCCGTTCTCCGCTTCGGGGGAGGGGACCAAGCCCCGACGCGCTCGCGAAAAAACAGCTTCGCCAAGCCGGTCGTGCCCGAAAGCGAGCGGAGCGAGCGGAGCTACGTCGATTCACACGCCGAGCACGTAACCGCAAGTTTGTTCTTCTTTCCGTTGCGGGGTTGGTCGTTACGCTTCTCGCGCTGATTGCGGTCGCCGTTTTCTCGCCAATCTTGGCGCTGCGGACGGTTGTTGTTGACGGCACGAATCGAATCGACCCGGCAGAGATCCAGGCCGCGGTTGCCACGCAAGAGGGGACACCCCTCGCGTTGCTCGATTTCGACGCGATCACGCGAGAACTTTCGGTATTCCCGCTAATTCGTAGCTACGTAACGGAGATTGTTCCGCCGGACACCTTGCTCGTTCACATTGTCGAACGTGAGCCGATCGGATCGGTGAAGATCGCGGGTGTCTTCCGCTTGGTTGATCCCGCGGGAATCACAATTCAGGAATCTGCGGAGCGCATCGAAGGGGTGCCAGTGATCGATGTCGGCGGCGCAGACATGTCGAGTCCGGCGTTCGCGGCGGTAACGGAAGTCTTGCTTTCTCTGCCTGCTGAGCTTCGTTCGCAAGTCACCAGTGCGTCGGCGACGACCAAGGATGATGTTTCCTTCGTGCTCGCGGGCGTTGGCCAGCGCGTGGTGTGGGGGAGCGCGAGTGACTCGGCTAAGAAGGCAGTGCTCTTAGCCACGCTGGTATCGATTACGGATCCTGGGCGGGCGGGCGAGTTTGATGTGTCGGCGCCGAGCAACGGAATCTTCCGCGAGAATTAG
- a CDS encoding DivIVA domain-containing protein: MALTPEDVVNKRFESTKFREGYDQDDVDDFLDEVVVELRRLNNENEELRQRLTAAEAHSSELQQSANSAPAAIAAAAPVAAVAPAAIESAPAVAAPVAPAAEPVSSALDDASSTNNLLQLARRLHEEHVRDGVAKRDALIAEGQTSAAELVAEAEAQQRAQLGTLEQEREEVVGSLKKEREAIIDSLNKEREEIEGRIESLRSFEREYRQKLKSYIEGQLEELDAASLVSAGASSHESTQQDAAQGAQPAGQLTPEDFAAPQSAQQPPASFTGFSGS; encoded by the coding sequence ATGGCTTTGACTCCTGAAGATGTAGTCAACAAGCGGTTTGAATCGACAAAATTCCGCGAGGGATACGACCAAGATGACGTCGATGACTTTCTCGACGAGGTCGTTGTCGAGTTGCGCCGTCTCAATAACGAGAACGAGGAACTGCGCCAGCGACTCACCGCTGCCGAGGCTCACTCGAGCGAACTGCAGCAGTCAGCGAATAGTGCTCCAGCGGCAATTGCTGCCGCCGCGCCTGTTGCCGCTGTAGCACCTGCCGCTATAGAGAGCGCGCCGGCGGTAGCTGCTCCCGTTGCTCCGGCAGCGGAGCCTGTCTCTTCGGCCCTCGACGATGCCAGCAGCACGAACAACTTGCTTCAGCTCGCTCGTCGTTTGCACGAGGAACATGTGCGTGACGGTGTAGCTAAGCGCGATGCTCTCATCGCCGAGGGTCAGACATCCGCCGCAGAACTCGTTGCCGAGGCAGAAGCCCAGCAACGTGCTCAGCTTGGCACCCTCGAGCAGGAGCGCGAAGAGGTCGTCGGTTCGCTCAAGAAAGAACGCGAAGCGATCATTGACTCGCTCAACAAAGAACGTGAAGAAATCGAAGGTCGCATCGAATCGCTGCGTAGCTTCGAGCGCGAGTACCGTCAGAAGCTGAAGAGCTATATCGAAGGTCAGCTCGAAGAACTCGACGCAGCTAGCCTCGTTTCTGCGGGAGCGTCTTCGCACGAGTCCACCCAGCAGGATGCCGCACAAGGCGCGCAGCCAGCAGGCCAGTTGACACCCGAAGATTTCGCTGCGCCGCAGTCGGCCCAGCAGCCTCCGGCGAGTTTCACCGGTTTTTCCGGTAGCTAG
- a CDS encoding YggS family pyridoxal phosphate-dependent enzyme, translating into MTDLTPLGQRLASIDEQIADAARAASRDLSSITRIVITKFHPASMVRELHGLGVRDFGESRHQEAQPKVAELSDLDAQWSFVGQLQSKKARQVRAYCQAIHSLDRDSLITALANDEPGTPLDVFVQVNLTDDPARGGVIPSELDAFADRVAAAAGIELRGLMGVAPLDQDPRPAFAALRALSERIGIQHPGARALSMGMSGDFAEAIAEGATHLRIGTAITGKRPDHG; encoded by the coding sequence ATGACTGACCTGACACCGTTAGGCCAACGACTCGCAAGTATCGATGAACAGATCGCGGATGCCGCACGCGCGGCATCCCGCGATCTGTCTTCGATCACCAGAATCGTCATCACCAAATTTCACCCCGCGAGCATGGTTCGCGAACTTCATGGGCTTGGTGTGCGAGATTTTGGCGAAAGCAGACATCAGGAAGCACAGCCCAAGGTTGCCGAACTTTCCGATTTAGACGCGCAGTGGAGCTTCGTTGGACAGCTTCAGAGCAAAAAGGCCCGTCAAGTTCGCGCGTACTGCCAGGCGATTCATTCGCTTGATCGTGATTCGCTCATCACCGCGCTAGCGAACGACGAGCCCGGCACGCCGTTAGATGTGTTCGTTCAGGTTAATTTGACTGATGATCCGGCACGCGGGGGAGTCATTCCCAGCGAACTCGATGCTTTCGCGGATCGAGTTGCCGCTGCGGCAGGAATTGAGCTGAGAGGCCTCATGGGGGTTGCTCCACTAGACCAGGACCCGAGGCCCGCGTTCGCGGCGCTACGAGCACTTTCCGAGCGGATAGGGATTCAACATCCGGGTGCCCGAGCACTCTCGATGGGAATGTCGGGAGACTTCGCCGAAGCTATCGCAGAAGGCGCGACACACCTACGAATTGGCACGGCAATCACGGGAAAACGACCTGACCATGGTTAA